One Antedon mediterranea chromosome 1, ecAntMedi1.1, whole genome shotgun sequence genomic window, TAACAACACAACAATACGGGatcaaaatgaaaatagaaGAGTTGGGTCCGTTACTGTTTCAGAAAAGGTCTTGGAACAATTGCAAATGTTTAACAATACAAACATATTTCTGGATTTCATTAAACTTTACAAATTATAGTTAAGAATAAGAAAGATGtcaaatataaataacaattacattaaatggtattaattatgttttatatttacatttctTTACAGAAATTCCAGCATGCCACGAGCTTTCTTAGTTAAGAAGCGGCGGGAAAGAGACAATTGCATTTTACCGATCAGACCAATACCTGGTAATCATTATAGTTAATTATACGTTATTTTAGTTTGTCTAGGTTTTATAACAGAAAcaacaaaattgtataatatacaacatttttatttatactattaatGTAGGCTTCATTGAGCTATAGCAATTGTGCCATGCTCGTGTTAGTTACTTGATATCTGTACGGGCGTTCACACGGAGCCATGATTCAATCATTCTGATGTTTCGTTCTCGTGTGAATTACTTTATAGTGTCGTTTACACGAAGCCATGATTCGATTTTGTGGCTGGATAGAGCTCTGGATTGCATATTGCACATGTTTAGGCTAATaacagtttgtttttgttttcagataATGTCTGGCAACCTTTGACGGTTGATACTAACTGGCCTTTACTGATAGATGTGCCTAAAATCTACTCAAGCCAATCACGCAACAACACACCGCATGAAGATATCCTAGAAAGTTCAGAATCTTCCAAAGATCATCAGCGCAGTCCTTATGGTGGTCTTACTCATCAGGCTGCAGACGTTACTCCAAAAGGCAAAGTGGAAAAGAACGACAAGGAAAAACCACTAGACCTGTCCAGCAATAAGACTAAGCAAGATATCGAGTGTTCTTCGCCTAAATCAGCCTTTCAACCCGTCCAACCTGTTTTTATTCGGCAACATTCAGAAACAAATACAACACCACAGTCTATGTTTCACTCTCAGAAAGGTTTTGGCTCAGCACGCCATGACGTCATAAGAAGCAGTCTTGAAGTCACTCCTAAGAAACTATTTTCATACAATCCATATGTCGTCTACACAAATTCAACTAGCCAACACAAAGGACATTACTTTCCATATTATAACATGCCGATGCAGTTTCCTTATGCCTTTAAGCAAAGGTATAACATACACGGTAAGCCGCCCATATCAACTAGTCTTGAAACAGAAAGTGATACGGCAAGTTTTACAACTTCTAAAGCCGATATGTCGTATTACACACCACCGGTAATAAGAGATCTACCCAAAAACAAAGGGTCAAATTCTCCAGAAAACTTCAATACTGATAGCCCCACCACAACCCAACCAGATCTTACGGATGGCCAGCTGCATAAAGAATTCTTGAAACATCATCTGGTATCCTTACGCGGAGCAATGTATCTAGGCCAACAAGGACGACGACAGGCCAGAGCCCCGATTGCAGGACTCGAATACATACAAAATGGCAGTGATACTAAATTAAGAAACCTAATCGAAAGTGAATGTAATGATAATATGGAAGAAGAATGGACGAACTGTATTGTGAAAACTGAGCCTAAAGACTCATCCATAGAACCCGAGAGTCAAACTGCGGAGGAGCATGCAATGACGTCAAATCAGACTACTGGTGACTTAGACAAAACTAAAATGCAGCAGCAATTGAAGAAGTACAAGTGTGACGTCTGTGGGAAAGGATTCAGTAGAAGCAATACACTAGTCACTCACAAGGTAAGTAACTTCAAGAAGTTGTATTCTAAAAGTAAGCATATTATTTACGTTACTGGAAATGTAACGCATCCGTCGTATAGAGGCAGTTTTGGTATGCATAAAGTACCCTCtttctacaaaaaaatgtatatgcaaATTTAGATAACAATACTTTAGAGTTGTCTCATCAACTCGACTTGAaaacttctaaaaataaacCTCTAGTTTTTTAAGCACACCAGTAGTCTTTACTTCaccaattatttttcattttccttTTAAAGCGGATACACACTGGAGACAAGCCGTTTAAATGTGAATTGTGTGGACGAGCATTCCGTCAACCTGGCAACCTAACGCGTCATCGTCTAACGCATACTACAGTTAAACCCTACGTTTGTTCTCAATGTGGAAAGgtaattaatgtttatataatgattatgacaataatgacaatgatgacTATGACGAAGattaattattacataataaaatagattTAGAAGTACAGTACATgctttttgtttgtattgttcGCAAGATAGCGCCCACAAATTGTAGGTTATTTTTGTGTTAATAGGTATACTTACAGGACATCGATATATTGGTGTGACGTAACAAAAACTTATTAtacttaatttttgttttatattctaACAGGCATTTAACCGTGCATCCAATCTCCATACTCATATTCGCACTCACACAAACTACAAACCATTTGTATGTCAGTACTGCGGTAAAGGATTTCATCAGAAAATCGACATGAAGATTCATTCGTACACCCATACTGGTAAGTAAATGTtcattgtacaaaatatatttcgATGTTTTATTATTTCCTTGTCAGATTGAGggtttttaaaactatatttcCAGACGTTTCCAACACAGCGTCATCTttcaattcataaaaaaaaactcttattttttgtcaaactgtgAAATTTAATGTAATCATTTGATTGAATAATCGTATTTTTGTAGTAATATTCAAGAACCGCAATGAATCCTTGAAATTATGAGTAAACGGTAAAATCGTAATAtatactaatttgcataaacacTGAAATAACAagtatgttattatttattttgtaaaacagGAGAGAAGCCACACAAGTGTAAAAAGTGCGGCAGAGGGTTCAAACAGCTAACACATTTGACCTATCACATGAGAACACACTCTGACGTCAAAATGTACACATGCGCATACTGTGGCAAAGGGTTCAACCAAAAGGGAAATCTGCAAGCTCATATATACGGACATACAGGTATTTATGGTAATAATTCTATAACAactattaattgattgattaaaacATTAATCTATGCCTAATATGACATTAATGTTACTGATGTTACTTTTATAATGTAAGTTTAAATACAACATAAAGACATCATTTTAGAAAAATAGCATAATCTGACATAATTCTGAAAAACAAATGTTCAAGCACATCTCATTTTAAGGAAATCTGGTATAAAACAAATCCTAGCATAATTTGGCCAAAAACCCGATGAGCTTTTTGGTACTTTTGGCTACATACCCATATAACGCCCTCTGGTATGGATTTTTGCACAATTATGTGTCTAGCAGCATCCCCAAGTATTGCTTGTATAATACGTGTTGTACGGCTTCGTGCAAGAAAACTTTCCCGGTGAACAAGTTTGtccatttaatattattatctacAAATTAATACAAATCAATGTATTCTCGGTTTTAGGAGAAAGACCCTACAAATGTGAAATTTGCGGTAAAGGATTCACTCTTGCAAGTACGTTGAACACTCATCGACGTACTCATGCGGTACGAAAACCGTTTTCCTGCAATGAATGCGGCAAAGACTTCTACCAAAAGAACGCATTGAAGAGTCACATGATTGCTTCTCATCCTTTCACGAGTTCCGAATATGTTTTGTAAATTAGAAACATCTCTAAGAAAAACAGCTCATGTAAATTATAGAGTGAAATATGTAAAATTCTAAATTTATAATTGGATAAGCGTGCATGTTTAGAGTTATTGTGTcttgttatgtttttttgttttgtccaaaagtatataggcctaatgcaaTTATGGTGGTACATCGTTTATTTATCATTCATTATTCCGAATAGCTTAGGCCTACCTTAACATCTCTATAAGTGTAAATTTATATAGAATAATTATACAACCAATAAGTCTATATCATATATAATACATAGTaaagtttattataattatgattaaataattattgtagtaaaactattaattaaCAGTGCAATTGTACTTGGGCTCATgtaataaatgtgtttatttgtaaataatacataattctATATACAGTAAATGTCAATCCTAAATTAcgatattgtaaaataaataagcTTATCTTCTAATACGTGTGTTTGCTGTTATcttttgaattttgaataatataCTTGTTTTGTATCATAATACGGTTTGATTACAGTACAGTTCCAGTTGTTATCACTACAATATAGCAAGGGTAGGAGCCTTTCTTGCAACTCCTCAACTCTTTCTCCAGTTTGTATCTCACTATAAGTTACTAACTTGCAACTCTTTCTCCAATATTTAACACTGGCtaatgtacatacagtacttgcAACTCTTTTTCCAGTTTGTATCACTCACTAAGTTACTATCTTGCAACTCTTTCTCCAGTTGTTATCACTGGCTAAGGTAATATACTTAAACTCTTTCTTCAGTTTTTATGTGGCTATGGTACTATACTTGCAACTCTTTCTCCAGTTTTATCACTGGCTAAGGTACCATACTTGCAACTCTTTCTCCAGTTTTAATGTGGCTAAGCTACTATACTTGCAACCCTTCCGTTTTTATCACTCACTAAGGTATGGTACATACTTGCAACTCTTTCTCCAGTTTTATCACTGGCTAAGGTAATATACTTAAAACACTTTCTCCGGTTTTTATGTGACTAAGGTACTATACTTGCAGCTCTTTCTCCAATTGTTATCACTAAGTTACTATCTTGCAATTCTTTTAACATTTGTTATCACTCGCTAAGCTTCTAAACTTGCAACGCTCCGTTATCACTGGCTAAGATACTCGCAACTATTcctaaacattttctttttcaattttgtaGTAAAGTTGTATTAGCCGGGCTTGATGTGTACTTTCTTTTAACTTTGTATCAAAGTTATACCTGTAGTTAACGTACACTTACAATGTTGTCAGTTGGTACAAGATTGTATTCGGATTTATTGTATACTTTCAAGTCTTTCAATACcgtttaggcctaaataaacatCTTCCCATCACTGGTTAGTTTTCCTGAACTGTCATTAGTAGATGCCTGTAATTTTtacatttgaataaaatgtgCCTGCCACCTTAACATGAGTTACATTCTTTCCTATTCTATTTTGGTTTACGTTTCTTGTGCAGagattagccaatcaaaatctaTTATAAAAAGTATGTAATTTATAGCCAATTCAATCACTGCGCATAGATTGTTGAATTAGTCAAATTGGTTTCCAATACTGTATAAACGACTCTGAAACTGATATCACATCGTAATAGAGGTGATTTAGATAGACGTTTGGGCTCCTTGAAAAccaattaaattcaattaaattatttgaacgaatattttcattaataattaataatagtagtTTTATCTTTATGTACTTCAAAACGCGGTGTTTACAACCATTACAAATATACGTTATACACGGCATATATtgcctgaaaaaataattcttaacatgCTGTTTCTCATTTATTAGTTTAAACATTAACGACTGCGTAGTAAGTGAAATGATTAATGACCGTCTGTGCATATTGAGCAATGTCTAAAACAATCGATAGGGATTTCTGTATCTAAAAATACATTCGCAATGCGATTTACTGTATATGGAAATACACATAAAAAACAATTGCTGGTATTATGATGAACTACTGTTAAACTGGGCCATGAATAAATTAGCATGTGTTTCACACTGAGAAACAAGCagccatgatagtgttgttacaATGAGAAATGAGTATAggttacaatattataatattatagtgtATAGTACATTTTCTATTTCCCCTTTCAAACATATAATTTACCGGAGTCATGTTTATATTATGagtatacataggcctactctcTGCATGTGGTAtgataaataaagtttttttgcGGTTTGTTTGGTACAATGTGCAATGTAATGTTACTATACCAAACTCCTGGCTTAATAACAATTGCCATGAAATATGTTTAAACATCTGTTCACACACATGCTGATGCGTTTATTTCTGGTAGCCTACATTAGTCCAGCCTGATGATATAATAGTATAGACATGGTTAAGCCTACTATAATATTCCTCATATATATAAGTTACAATTACTGTATTCTGGATCCACAAACTTAATAGTGTCACATCTTAGGTTCAAGTGGCCTCAAGCCCAGATACTTAGTGATGGGATGTATTTGTACAATGCTATTCTGATTTGctatgtacatatttatatgcAAATGTGTTTTGGCCTTTAcgaattatattttgtttgtagatCTAATTAAACATATCCACTTCACTTATCGCAATAATAGTTGCAAatgattattttgatttaatcaCATAACATTTAATTAAGTCATGTTTGTCCAAatttaaatacagaaatatttagttgatacCGAAACAATATACTATAATTTAGTTGATCTGTTGCTAAGCTCGGTATATTCATCATGTCGCAGGCTCCTCGAGACTATAGTATAAGGCTGCGCCTTGCGAGGAGCCTCTGAgtgaaatattgaattaaaaaataataataacacatagGCCTACGGTTCTAAAAAGATCACAAAGATCAAACCGGCCAGATTGAAATGTAGGCCTCAACTATCCCATAATTATTTTGGTGTGACAAACGGTTGATAGCCTACATAACGCCCTCTAAAATCATCATTccatatcaatattattttgtttgcttATTATGACgtaatcaatcaatacaattgATCGTATCTGTTGTGAATTACCCAACATTCATAACAGTATGTTTGATATGTAGCAATCGTTAATAATGTTGCCAAGTGTGTTTTCCCGTCgttctatttttagattttgaGAAGCATGTTATGCTTATAAATAGCCGTATGATAGTCCCGCGGTTGCTGTGTTGAACTTGTAGTGTCTTTCCGCACTACTGGATCACAATAGAGTACTTATCCGGAGACTTTCAATGCTTTGTAATTCGGGTAtttgtacaaaaatataaaagagtGAGAAACTGACAAGCCGGAGTTAACTATATTGAGATTTCAATTATTCTTCTGGATTACGTATAGGGTGTTATCGGCGTACATTCTATGACAGGATAGAGGCACGGCGTCCGGTAGTAGCAGACTATAAACTCTTGACATTATTAATCAGTCCTGTTTTATATAATACGGAACAGCAGCGCAAAATGGTAAGTAGGCCTCGTTATATTAATGTAGTTATATTTAATAGTGTGTGTGCGAATATTTCTcgtataaaattgaaaaaattcatctccttcccaaaatatttttgaaatcaaattttcgTTTTTCATGAAGGTGAAAAATAAACGTTGAAACTTACCAACGTTTCTCAAAGTGCGATGCTAAAAAcgaaaatttgatttcaaaaacTTCTCGTATAGCTATACTCACTGGATGGCTGGGTTTAATTGAAATCGGATAGATAGCTTAGGAGGAAGGCAATCCAAGAGGAAGTATCCAGATActattgtattataaaataatatttgcaGTGAATATTAAATCATGTACTAATTGAATAGTACATAGACGGATTTAAACAGGTAGTGTTAACTTCCGGTGTCAGGTACCTGTCTAAACCTATATTTATGAAGTAGCTCATGAACTCTACGCTATGATCATGATTGCGGGAGTGTACTGGAATGGGCTACTGAGATAAGTTGGTTCCGGGGATGAGTTTaattatgaatgaattttaCCTAAAATTCTTGCAATGATCTATTTCCAATCCTAGGCCTAAAGTAAAGTAAGCCCTACTCGAAACAAGGATTTGGAATTAGGGATTGGGACagcggttgaaaataaaatgaaatgaaaacagTATAACATTACCAAAACACACTGGTTCTATTGGTAAAGCAGGAATTGATGGGGTCACGGTAACtgtaactaactaactaacagGGATTTGTACCCGTCCCTTATTGTACCCCCTGAATATATGATTTGTGTGtgtatgccattttaatatcacataataaaTTGGATCGAATTTTCCcagaaaactgtaatttaaatcaaaacaaagtaaaaatgttttttttataattaaatgcaATACACATCTTTAATATCATATCTAAATAGTTATCATtaatttttgtgtgaaaactttatATTTACGATTAAAATATATGATTAATCGATACAGAGCAGCAGCAGCTGGCTGGTGCTATTCAACAGGCTTTTCATTTTAACAATCAGGTTTATGTTTTGTATAAAATCACTCAGACCGATATAATCTAGGCTCGTGTTGGATTTGGCTAGCTTACGCCTAAATGGGTACGGATATATCACACCACACGGTAGTCAATCTCGTCGTGCACATACAGGGATACATATTCTATTGttcaatatatttgtaatatttatatattatttcgGAAGTATCGTATTCATGTCAAAACAAAAGGAAACCAAATTTAGCCCTAAATatgtacaaaaacaaaataatttctaTTTATGGAGGATTGTGGGATGATTAACATTTCTGTGTTCAGCATTGGGTCCTGTGCGATTAAGGAGAAAAATCCCCCTCAGCCAAAGTAATTTAACGGGGATAACATTTGCACTAAgacgatttaaaaaaacattaataatttaccgTGAGTGTGCGAAAAGcgtaatatatttatataactaaAATAATGTTGATGCGAAGGTAAATTTAcgcattttgtttattttttttttaaagcaattatGGCCATGATAGGATAGTTGGGTGAGTGGGTTCCGGTTAAATTGAATTACAATGTTATCAGCGCCTCTCAGGACATGcgttaagtaggcctactatatcaTACTAGAGGAAATTATGTTGTAGAATCATTATTGTGTGTAATGTGAATAAAGTCACGTGTACATCGGAAATTGTTGACGAATAATGTTTTATGAGAATACGGTCAAAGGTATTGAGTAAAACAATTGGGGTTGGGTAGTTTTTAGCCCCGGGATTGGATTACTTGCCGATGGAACCAATCTTGCCATGTATTGTTGGTTAGTTTAGGTGGTGCAAATGTGAATGCCAGGTCGTGATCAGGAGGTCGTTGATATCTTAAACGATATcgagttttaattaattaatctacCATCAGAAAACCAATTATTTAATAGTTATACAGTAGTATCAGTTCATCTTTCATACAATGACTATACGAATACAAACAGTGAAATGacagccgattctcggtactctatctatttatttaagtacagtatcataggaatatttggtaatacaacaacACATGTTTCGCATGTATCTAGTAgtaacctaaccttacatgatacaaccaccacatgtgatatgtgatgctgtattaccaaatattcctcgatactttggaaatagatagtatgtcgagatacagcactgggaatcgGGTGAAAATGAGCACATTTTGAGTCTAAACCAAAAATGTTGCTACATTGGCAATCGATTCTTAATGTAGATATACAGCGCTATGAATAATTAACGAATtcaaaatattactattaattattaagaCTATTAATAACCCCCTGCTAGTTTCATTTCTAATTTTACGTAGTAAAAGACATTCACTAAATTCTTTTCCTCAGTTTTGTACAGTTACGGTGAATTACCTTATTATTTCATAACATAATACATTCGTTATGCTCGAGTAAtactattgaaaaaaatataactttGATTAGTATAGTAGTAGAAATGGAATTCCATTTTATGATACGCAGTGAGGTTGGTGCAGGGTGCAGTGGGTGGCGAAGATGCAAACAACTTTGTTAAATAGCCTACATTTGCACCTAGCTAATCCAAAAATAGACaaaagtgttattatttatcataCTTTTAGAATCAATATCTTAAAATAACACAAATTTGGCAATTCAATCACTAAATATCACACGTTTCCTTTGTAACTGTAGTATACAATACTAATTCATACCAAGGTATTATTCTCAATTTCTTTTCATGATCCAACGCTGTATACCCGATTTCTTAAATAGATAGGTACTTTAATGTCTTCGAATTCTAACAATAACTATTGATACCATGACCGAGAGTTAATAGGGGTACAATAACGATGTAACAAAAGATCGATAGGGCCGATTGTGTTAATAGTAGCACACACCCATGTGTTACTCACACGGCCAGTGACAGTACTACCAATATGAATCACAGCCTTTCTCTTCAAAATTATTCGGTTATTCATTTGAATTCATGCATGAAATGTATTTTCTGTACCAATGCCAGAAATCAAACAAAGTATTTATCTAGAGAGATTTCTAAAgatgtttaatttaaacaaatttgtttgtgaactttgaaaataataataatattagaggTGGTGAACCACAGacgatgaaaaaaaaaactttgataATAATTCTGGTATTTTTGATTTACGAAATAATTCCTTTTCTCTTGTGTAGTTTTTTAGCATGAGCCGATTAACAACAATAATTGTTGTTATAAATAGCGGAGGGCGCCCATGGTGAAATACTGAATCTCTAACAAATTTACTGCCTGGAAAAGATAGAACTACCTTTGGCAGTCATTGTATTGTTTAACACTAGGATCCGTTTTAAGTTGTTGTGCGTGAACTAAACATTTTCCTTCCCAACAATATACTGCACTTCATTGTCAACAATTTATGAAACAGCATAAcatatgaatgaaaataaatagataatacaaaCAAAGACATGAGAAGAAAAaaacatggaaagcaggggataaCCATTGTTTCCAAAGTCATAGTCACACAAGTAAACGATTCTCTATGTTTAAAACTATTGGATTGATTGGTGTCTACTGGATCTGTAAAGTTCAACTCGATCTTGGCTGGTGACGTCACTAATTTCTAACAAAATAACCCGATGTCTAACAATTCGTACAAAAAGATTAAGCAACGTATTCATGCAGTGTTCTACCTATTTTAATTTTCTCAACACAAGGTGAATTATTAGCAGATTATAAAAAGATTTTGGAAACAATCGACAGTAAAAAACAGTTACATCAGGCTATAATCTGAACAGTGATTAACAGTTACAAACAATGACACTGACTAAATCTAGATTAAGACTATTGTAACACACAAGTATACTAAAAGACTTTCGTCCACGCCTATGGATAGGAAATGCAAATCGACACCTATTGTATGTATCTACTTGTATCTTGTATgtttgatctatctatctatgtATCTACTTGTATCTTGTACAGTTTCCTACTGTATACTTGTATGTacctactgtatgtatcgatgtaaattgggggggggggggggggtggtaggataggggttgatagttgcttttgcctttttttacttttctgttaattgttatattttatattgtgaaggatgcacctttgtgctaagtgtgccaccgatctaaaggtgtaattccaaataaataaataataataattgtaagaCACAGACcatgccccaagtctgtagttattgtctATCACTTCATGGTTATGGCATTCGATGTAAATAAGTGAAACTCTTATAGCTTTGATAATATACAATACacaattcttttattttgtttttgttttattcttctCATGCTTTTTACAGTTTGTCGTTCAGGTACGGGTTTTCTTCATCATCATTAGTATCTGTACtaacagaaaaataaataataaatttaggctTATAGgcttatttttaaattgatagtGAGATTTGATTTCTCATGATTGCATTTTTTGTGTGTACCACACTGTTCGTGGCTCAAACAATAGTTTTATGAACGCTTTGACAAGTGCTATTGATCCCAAGTGTTCTTTGTTGTAGTATTGTTCAACAAACAATAATTCTATGGCAAGTCACACAGAATATTGAACATCTCTTGTTTATGTTTTGTCTAGGCTAGCTTTGATAGTCCTGTGTACGAACACGGCGAAGATAACTCTGACTACCCTGTAGCCATCACACATGATGATGACATAGATTCCGGAATCAAAGATCAAGATAGTCCACATTCAGACACTTCAACAATTGAAAAGAAATCCGATTCCTTTCAACAACCtgacgatgacgacgacgacgatgatgaacACGAATATACATACCCTGACGGAACGGGCGGAACATTTGATGCCCCGGCTCCATCAGCGGCATTAATCACGGCACCGAAGACAGAAGACGTAATGATGACTGAAGTGGTGATTCCTGACAGCCGTCAAAAGACATCGATACCGGATTACTACAAGGCGCGTTCTTCAAAACCGTATAAGTTTTACGGTAAATTTCATTCGACCACAGTCGTCTGCAAAATTTTAGGTTATTGTTTATTGGCATTGATTTTGATTGCAACTTGTACGGTACTTGTTTTAAGAGGTATGTTTACATTTTCACTGTTTACTTACAATTagtaaataaacacatttttattgaatttaaatgaaattgttttaCTAAGTTTGCGTCGCGATGCCACCATTGCTATTGGGTCAGAACTTGATTTTTTTCattctttctatttttttttttgcacaatGATAgcgtttacatttttaatttcttgTTCTCGTCTTATAtcacttacagaacatgccttgGTTTTAACATGTTATTACTCCATGGTTTTATGGAACattaacataggcctattggTGACTCGACAAAAGCTTGTTACTGTGTGTTAAAATCTCGAGTTATTGATCTTATTagctgaaatattaaataacacgCCCCTGTCGCTATGTACGTATTTAAGTAGGTAGCTAAGAAATTTCACTCATTTTAGtgttaatatttcaatttatatttcagTAAGCGTCGATCATGAATTCTTTCAAGACGATGAAGAATCAACTACAGTACCTACACCTACACAAATTACGTCAAGTAGGTTTTATTCTGTACCTTTGTTTCTAAAATAAGACATGATTTATGTCAACTCTGCCACCACTGGCCTTATTACAACAACGCCATCTAGCGTTTGGTGGTGATTTATCTGCGTATTATCTATCTGCAACGATtgtcaaattataatataatatatatatatatatatatatttcttatattGTAGGATTTACATCTTCAATTTCGGTGTTAATGATC contains:
- the LOC140041597 gene encoding uncharacterized protein, which codes for MPRAFLVKKRRERDNCILPIRPIPDNVWQPLTVDTNWPLLIDVPKIYSSQSRNNTPHEDILESSESSKDHQRSPYGGLTHQAADVTPKGKVEKNDKEKPLDLSSNKTKQDIECSSPKSAFQPVQPVFIRQHSETNTTPQSMFHSQKGFGSARHDVIRSSLEVTPKKLFSYNPYVVYTNSTSQHKGHYFPYYNMPMQFPYAFKQRYNIHGKPPISTSLETESDTASFTTSKADMSYYTPPVIRDLPKNKGSNSPENFNTDSPTTTQPDLTDGQLHKEFLKHHLVSLRGAMYLGQQGRRQARAPIAGLEYIQNGSDTKLRNLIESECNDNMEEEWTNCIVKTEPKDSSIEPESQTAEEHAMTSNQTTGDLDKTKMQQQLKKYKCDVCGKGFSRSNTLVTHKRIHTGDKPFKCELCGRAFRQPGNLTRHRLTHTTVKPYVCSQCGKAFNRASNLHTHIRTHTNYKPFVCQYCGKGFHQKIDMKIHSYTHTGEKPHKCKKCGRGFKQLTHLTYHMRTHSDVKMYTCAYCGKGFNQKGNLQAHIYGHTGERPYKCEICGKGFTLASTLNTHRRTHAVRKPFSCNECGKDFYQKNALKSHMIASHPFTSSEYVL